A genome region from Bordetella genomosp. 10 includes the following:
- a CDS encoding ABC transporter ATP-binding protein yields MSGAPLLDVRGLHTVFDTRDGAVPAVSDLSFTLGRGRVLGLVGESGSGKSVTGFSIMGLLDAPGRIAGGQVLFDGQDLVGLPPARLRQLHGRRIAMIFQDPMMTLNPVLRVETQMIEAVRAHRRCSRAAAREQARDALARVGIPSPEDRLRAYPHQLSGGMRQRVAIAIAMLHRPDLIIADEPTTALDVTIQAQILNQMQRLVREQGTALIWISHDLSVVAGLADDIAVMYAGRLVEHGDVDTVIDRPAHPYTRGLLDSLPANTPRGQRLSQIAGIAPDLARLPPGCAFAPRCARADAACAAQPPFTPLPWDVPSDADADAGTGRAADIAAPRRVRCFHPIAAGQPVHATP; encoded by the coding sequence ATGAGCGGCGCGCCCTTGCTCGACGTGCGCGGCCTGCACACCGTCTTCGATACGCGCGACGGCGCCGTGCCGGCGGTCAGCGACCTGTCGTTCACGCTGGGACGCGGCCGCGTGCTGGGCCTGGTCGGGGAATCCGGCTCGGGCAAGTCCGTGACGGGGTTCTCCATCATGGGCCTGCTCGACGCGCCGGGCCGCATCGCCGGCGGCCAGGTGCTGTTCGACGGGCAGGACCTGGTCGGCCTGCCGCCCGCGCGCCTGCGGCAACTGCACGGCCGGCGCATCGCCATGATCTTCCAGGATCCGATGATGACGCTGAACCCGGTGCTGCGCGTGGAAACGCAGATGATCGAGGCCGTGCGCGCGCACCGGCGCTGCAGCCGGGCGGCGGCGCGCGAACAGGCGCGCGATGCGCTGGCGCGGGTGGGCATACCCAGCCCGGAAGACCGGCTGCGCGCCTATCCGCATCAACTGTCCGGCGGCATGCGGCAGCGCGTGGCCATCGCCATCGCCATGCTGCACCGGCCCGACCTCATCATCGCCGACGAACCGACCACGGCGCTGGACGTCACCATCCAGGCCCAGATCCTCAACCAGATGCAGCGCCTGGTGCGCGAGCAGGGCACGGCGCTGATCTGGATCAGCCACGACCTGTCGGTGGTGGCGGGCCTGGCCGACGACATCGCCGTGATGTACGCCGGCCGACTGGTGGAGCACGGCGACGTCGACACCGTCATCGACCGGCCCGCGCATCCCTATACCCGCGGCCTGCTCGACAGCCTGCCCGCCAACACGCCGCGCGGCCAGCGCCTGAGCCAGATCGCCGGCATCGCGCCGGACCTGGCGCGCCTGCCGCCGGGCTGTGCGTTCGCGCCGCGCTGCGCGCGCGCGGACGCGGCCTGTGCCGCGCAGCCGCCCTTCACGCCGTTGCCGTGGGACGTCCCGTCCGACGCCGATGCCGATGCCGGCACGGGGCGCGCCGCGGACATCGCCGCGCCCCGGCGCGTGCGCTGCTTCCACCCCATCGCCGCCGGCCAACCCGTCCACGCCACGCCATGA
- a CDS encoding ABC transporter permease, translating into MSTSSPSLPLPRDAAPWRRLWREYRRSRLALAALVLLLLILAAAVFAPWITPQNPYDLMQLDVLDARLPPGSASGSGAYTYWLGTDGQGRDLYSGILYGLRISLLVGVGSALIAGIAGTLIGLLSAYAGGAVDALLMRLVDLLLSFPSILMALMILAYLGKGVGNVVLTLVVLEWAYYARTVRGQALVEARKEYVDAARGQAISPYWIALRHLLPNCLPPVIVVGTLQVARAITLEATLSFLGLGVPITSPSLGLLIANGFQYMLANEYWISLFPGLALLVTIVAINLVGDQLREILNPRLQR; encoded by the coding sequence ATGAGCACATCCTCTCCCTCCCTTCCCCTGCCGCGCGACGCGGCGCCCTGGCGCCGCCTGTGGCGCGAGTACCGCCGCTCGCGCCTGGCGCTGGCCGCGCTGGTGCTGTTGCTGCTGATCCTGGCGGCGGCCGTGTTCGCGCCCTGGATCACGCCGCAGAATCCCTACGACCTGATGCAACTGGACGTGCTGGACGCCCGCCTGCCGCCGGGCAGCGCCAGCGGATCGGGCGCCTACACCTACTGGCTGGGCACCGACGGCCAGGGCCGCGACCTGTATTCCGGCATCCTCTATGGCCTGCGCATCAGCCTGCTGGTGGGCGTGGGCTCGGCCTTGATCGCCGGCATCGCCGGCACGCTGATCGGCCTGCTGTCGGCCTACGCCGGCGGCGCGGTCGACGCCCTGCTGATGCGCCTGGTCGACCTGCTGCTGTCCTTCCCAAGCATCCTGATGGCGTTGATGATCCTGGCCTACCTGGGCAAGGGCGTCGGCAACGTCGTGCTGACCCTGGTGGTGCTGGAATGGGCCTATTACGCGCGCACCGTGCGCGGCCAGGCCCTGGTCGAGGCGCGCAAGGAATACGTCGACGCCGCGCGCGGCCAGGCCATATCGCCCTACTGGATCGCGCTGCGCCACCTGCTGCCCAACTGCCTGCCGCCGGTCATCGTGGTCGGCACCCTGCAGGTGGCGCGCGCGATCACGCTGGAAGCCACCCTGTCCTTCCTGGGCCTGGGCGTGCCGATCACCTCGCCCTCGCTGGGCCTGCTGATCGCCAACGGTTTCCAGTACATGCTGGCCAACGAATACTGGATCAGCCTGTTCCCCGGCCTGGCCCTGCTGGTGACCATCGTCGCCATCAACCTGGTCGGCGACCAGTTGCGCGAGATCCTCAATCCGAGGCTGCAACGATGA
- a CDS encoding ABC transporter permease, with amino-acid sequence MTAWLLRRVGQAALVLLLMSIIVFVGLHLIGNPVDILLSEDMTQQERLDAIHRLGLDLPLWRQYLAFLHAALQGDLGRSFVYNIGAVTLIAQRLPATLELAVAAMLMAIVVGVPLGVYAGMRPQQPLARLLMAGSIVGFSLPTFWVGLMLIMLFAVHLGWMPASGRGATASLLGVQWSWLTLDGLHHLLLPALNLALFKVSLVMRLTRASVREILPQDYVKFARAKGLAPLRVVVVHVLRNTLIPLVTVLGLELGSTIAYATVTESIFAWPGAGKLILDSIYSLDRPVIVAYLMVIVLLFVTVNLVVDVLYRILDPRARPSAS; translated from the coding sequence ATGACGGCCTGGCTGCTGCGCCGCGTCGGCCAGGCCGCCCTGGTCCTGCTGCTGATGTCCATCATCGTCTTCGTCGGCCTGCACCTGATCGGCAACCCGGTGGACATCCTGCTTTCGGAAGACATGACGCAGCAGGAACGGCTGGACGCCATCCATCGGCTGGGCCTGGACCTGCCCTTGTGGCGCCAGTACCTGGCCTTCCTGCACGCCGCGCTGCAAGGCGACCTGGGCCGCAGCTTCGTCTACAACATCGGCGCGGTCACGCTGATCGCGCAGCGCCTGCCCGCCACGCTGGAACTGGCCGTCGCCGCCATGCTGATGGCCATCGTCGTCGGCGTGCCGCTGGGCGTCTACGCCGGCATGCGGCCGCAACAGCCGCTGGCGCGGCTGCTGATGGCCGGCAGCATCGTCGGCTTCTCGCTGCCGACCTTCTGGGTCGGCCTGATGCTGATCATGCTGTTCGCCGTGCACCTGGGCTGGATGCCCGCCAGCGGACGCGGCGCGACCGCCAGCCTGCTGGGCGTGCAATGGTCCTGGCTGACGCTGGACGGCCTGCACCATCTCCTGCTGCCGGCGCTGAACCTGGCGCTGTTCAAGGTGTCGCTGGTCATGCGCCTGACGCGCGCCAGCGTGCGCGAGATCCTGCCGCAGGACTACGTGAAGTTCGCGCGCGCCAAGGGACTGGCGCCGCTGCGCGTGGTCGTCGTGCACGTCCTGCGCAACACCCTGATCCCCCTGGTCACCGTGCTGGGCCTGGAACTGGGTTCGACCATCGCCTACGCGACCGTCACCGAAAGCATCTTCGCCTGGCCCGGCGCCGGCAAGCTCATCCTGGACAGCATCTACAGCCTGGACCGCCCCGTCATCGTGGCCTATCTCATGGTCATCGTGCTGCTGTTCGTCACCGTCAACCTGGTGGTCGACGTGCTTTACCGTATTCTCGATCCGCGCGCGCGGCCCAGCGCATCATGA